From a region of the Streptomyces sp. NBC_00193 genome:
- a CDS encoding helix-turn-helix domain-containing protein, whose amino-acid sequence MHSSPPFNAPAARRLRAALGMAPGHVAYGLRAQYGMLVTPETVMAWERGEISPSSAELTALAGVLWCSPGELLAEPVTLREHRIARGLAAEDLARRVGVEAGAYQKMEDTGRWKGNERQSAALATALGLTLAQFVTATGKHEELAELLRSAVTTRWQAYVKPLTKLLPVPKAHLERVLEQLHGEYQSRMVATLSWGGGQGEAGSGDSGREYLTDIVERFWSLAGGAA is encoded by the coding sequence GTGCACTCCAGCCCCCCCTTCAATGCCCCCGCCGCGCGTCGTCTCCGCGCGGCCCTGGGCATGGCTCCCGGTCATGTCGCCTACGGCCTGCGGGCCCAGTACGGAATGCTCGTCACTCCCGAGACCGTGATGGCATGGGAGCGTGGCGAGATTTCGCCCTCCTCCGCCGAGCTCACCGCGCTGGCCGGCGTGCTCTGGTGTTCCCCCGGCGAGCTGCTCGCCGAGCCCGTCACCCTGCGGGAGCACCGCATCGCCCGGGGCCTGGCCGCCGAGGACCTGGCCCGCCGGGTCGGGGTGGAGGCGGGCGCCTACCAGAAGATGGAGGACACCGGCCGCTGGAAGGGCAACGAGCGGCAGTCCGCGGCGCTGGCGACGGCGCTGGGGCTGACCCTGGCCCAGTTCGTGACGGCGACCGGCAAGCACGAGGAGCTGGCCGAGCTGCTGCGCAGCGCGGTGACCACGCGCTGGCAGGCGTACGTGAAGCCGCTGACCAAGCTGCTGCCGGTGCCCAAGGCGCACCTGGAGCGGGTGCTGGAGCAGCTGCACGGCGAGTACCAGTCGCGGATGGTGGCGACCCTGAGCTGGGGCGGCGGCCAGGGCGAGGCCGGCAGCGGCGATTCGGGACGTGAGTACCTCACGGACATCGTGGAGCGGTTCTGGTCCCTCGCCGGGGGTGCGGCGTAG